In Rhodococcus rhodochrous, a single genomic region encodes these proteins:
- a CDS encoding heavy metal translocating P-type ATPase: protein MTTQSQPVAAESIELAITGMTCASCANRIERKLNKLDGVTATVNYATEKAKVTYPDDLTPEQLVTVVEQAGYGAALPPPPAQGADRTDDVPEADPVAALRHRLVVSAILTVPVIAMAMIPALQFTNWQWLSLTLAAPVVVWGAWPFHRAAWINLRHGTSTMDTLVSLGTLAALGWSVYALFWGTAGEPGMVHPFEFTIERGDGSGNIYLEAAAGVTTFILAGRYFEQRSKRRAGAALRALLELGAKDVAVLGPDGTTETRVPVEQLAVGDLFVVRPGEKIATDGVIERGTSAVDASMLTGESVPVEVGVGDSVVGGTVDVGGRLVVRATRVGSDTQLAQMAKLVEDAQNGKAQVQRLADRISGIFVPIVLLIAAGTLGFWLGTGNGAAAAFTAAVAVLIIACPCALGLATPTALMVGTGRGAQLGILIKGPEVLESTRSVDTVVLDKTGTVTTGRMTLREVVADDGENADDVLRYAGALESASEHPIARAVSDAAADRFGGLPEVEDFTNVEGLGVQGVLVDGDTSRAVLVGRPKLLADWSQHLSEKLQQAFEQAQKSGGTAIAVGWDGKARGIVVVADAVKPTSTKAVAELRELGLRPILLTGDNAAVAHTVAAEVGIDEADVIADVLPTDKVDVVERLQREGAVVAMVGDGVNDAAALARADLGLAMGTGTDVAIEASDLTLVRGDLMVAVDAIRLSRRTLTTIKGNLFWAFAYNVAALPLAAAGLLNPMLAGAAMAFSSVFVVSNSLRLRRFRAHAA from the coding sequence ATGACCACGCAGAGTCAGCCGGTCGCCGCCGAATCGATCGAACTCGCCATCACCGGCATGACCTGCGCATCCTGCGCCAATCGCATCGAGCGCAAGCTCAACAAGCTCGACGGCGTCACCGCGACCGTCAACTATGCCACCGAGAAGGCGAAGGTCACCTACCCCGACGACCTGACACCCGAGCAACTCGTCACGGTCGTCGAACAGGCCGGCTACGGCGCCGCACTGCCGCCGCCGCCCGCGCAGGGGGCCGACCGGACCGATGACGTGCCAGAAGCCGATCCCGTTGCGGCGCTTCGTCACCGGCTCGTCGTCTCGGCGATTCTGACGGTGCCGGTGATCGCGATGGCGATGATCCCGGCCCTGCAGTTCACCAACTGGCAGTGGCTCTCGCTCACCCTCGCCGCACCGGTTGTGGTGTGGGGTGCGTGGCCGTTCCACCGGGCGGCGTGGATCAACCTGCGCCACGGCACGTCCACGATGGACACCCTCGTGTCGCTGGGAACCCTTGCCGCCCTGGGGTGGTCGGTCTACGCCCTGTTCTGGGGCACGGCGGGTGAACCGGGGATGGTCCACCCGTTCGAGTTCACCATCGAGCGGGGCGACGGCAGCGGCAACATCTATCTCGAGGCCGCGGCCGGTGTCACGACGTTCATCCTCGCCGGACGCTACTTCGAGCAACGGTCGAAGCGACGCGCAGGCGCCGCCCTGCGTGCCCTGCTCGAACTCGGGGCCAAGGACGTCGCGGTCCTCGGACCGGACGGGACCACCGAAACCCGGGTGCCGGTGGAGCAGTTGGCGGTCGGGGATCTGTTCGTCGTACGGCCGGGCGAGAAGATCGCCACCGACGGTGTGATCGAGCGGGGCACGTCGGCCGTCGACGCGTCGATGCTGACCGGTGAGTCCGTTCCCGTCGAGGTCGGTGTGGGCGACAGTGTCGTGGGCGGCACGGTCGACGTGGGTGGACGACTCGTGGTGCGCGCGACCCGCGTCGGCTCCGACACCCAGCTCGCGCAGATGGCGAAGCTGGTGGAGGACGCCCAGAACGGCAAGGCCCAGGTGCAGCGCCTGGCCGACCGGATCTCCGGCATCTTCGTGCCGATCGTTCTGCTGATCGCCGCCGGCACGCTCGGTTTCTGGCTCGGCACCGGCAACGGAGCCGCGGCGGCCTTCACCGCGGCGGTCGCGGTGCTGATCATCGCCTGCCCCTGTGCCCTCGGCCTCGCCACCCCGACCGCGCTGATGGTCGGTACCGGTCGCGGCGCCCAGCTCGGCATCCTCATCAAGGGACCCGAGGTCCTCGAGTCGACCCGTTCGGTCGACACCGTGGTCCTCGACAAGACCGGTACGGTCACCACCGGCCGGATGACCCTGCGCGAGGTCGTCGCCGACGACGGTGAGAACGCCGACGACGTGCTGCGGTACGCCGGGGCACTCGAGTCGGCGTCGGAACACCCGATCGCACGTGCCGTCAGCGATGCGGCGGCGGACAGGTTCGGCGGTCTGCCCGAGGTCGAGGACTTCACGAACGTCGAGGGTCTCGGCGTTCAGGGAGTGCTCGTCGACGGCGACACGAGCCGCGCCGTGCTGGTGGGACGCCCGAAGTTGCTGGCCGACTGGTCACAGCATCTCTCCGAGAAGTTGCAGCAGGCGTTCGAGCAGGCCCAGAAGTCCGGTGGCACGGCCATCGCCGTCGGCTGGGACGGTAAGGCGCGCGGCATCGTGGTCGTGGCGGACGCGGTCAAGCCGACCTCTACGAAGGCCGTCGCCGAACTGCGGGAACTCGGTCTGCGTCCGATCCTGCTCACCGGTGACAACGCCGCCGTCGCGCACACCGTGGCGGCCGAGGTCGGCATCGACGAGGCCGACGTGATCGCCGACGTGCTGCCCACCGACAAGGTCGATGTGGTCGAGCGACTCCAGCGCGAGGGTGCGGTGGTCGCGATGGTCGGCGACGGTGTCAACGACGCCGCGGCGCTCGCCCGGGCCGACCTGGGTCTGGCGATGGGCACGGGCACCGACGTGGCGATCGAGGCGAGCGACCTGACGTTGGTCCGCGGCGACCTGATGGTCGCGGTCGACGCCATCCGGTTGTCGCGCCGCACGCTGACGACGATCAAGGGCAACCTGTTCTGGGCGTTCGCGTACAACGTCGCGGCTCTGCCGCTGGCGGCCGCGGGCCTGCTCAACCCGATGCTCGCCGGTGCGGCGATGGCGTTCTCGTCGGTGTTCGTGGTCTCCAACAGCCTGCGACTGCGACGGTTCCGCGCACACGCGGCCTGA
- a CDS encoding MDR family oxidoreductase, with the protein MTQPSSFRALVVDDTDDDQVAQFRELTDTDLPDHDVLVEVEYSSLNYKDGLVIAGPQKMARRTPLVAGADLAGTVLESSNPDWKPGDRVVVNGWGLSETQSGGYTRRQRVKPEWLVRIPDAFSTRDAMAIGTAGYTSALCLDALERYGIASDAELLVTGAAGGVGSIAVALAAAAGHTVVAATGRPETHDFLSELGASSFVDRAELQGKGRPLGKERWDAAVDAVGGSTLVNVLSQIRYGGAVAACGLTESPSMPDATVMPHILRGVALLGVDSVMAPAPLRRSAWDRLARDLPASALDSLSRVEPLSDVPRLAEEILAGKVRGRVVVDVTA; encoded by the coding sequence ATGACACAGCCGTCCTCCTTCCGTGCCCTGGTCGTCGACGACACCGACGACGACCAGGTGGCACAGTTCCGCGAACTGACCGACACCGACCTTCCCGACCACGACGTCCTCGTCGAGGTCGAGTACTCCTCGCTGAACTACAAGGACGGTCTCGTGATCGCGGGACCGCAGAAGATGGCGCGACGCACCCCGCTGGTCGCCGGAGCCGATCTCGCCGGGACCGTCCTCGAGAGCAGCAACCCCGACTGGAAGCCGGGCGACCGCGTCGTCGTCAACGGCTGGGGTCTGTCCGAGACGCAATCGGGCGGGTACACCCGGCGCCAGCGTGTGAAGCCCGAATGGCTCGTCCGCATCCCCGACGCCTTCTCCACCCGCGACGCCATGGCCATCGGCACCGCCGGCTACACGTCCGCCCTGTGCCTCGACGCGCTCGAGCGGTACGGGATCGCATCGGACGCGGAACTGCTCGTCACCGGCGCGGCCGGTGGCGTCGGGTCGATCGCCGTCGCCCTCGCCGCTGCCGCGGGACACACGGTCGTCGCCGCGACCGGCCGTCCCGAGACCCACGACTTCCTGAGCGAACTCGGTGCGTCGTCGTTCGTCGACCGCGCCGAACTGCAGGGCAAGGGCCGGCCCCTGGGCAAGGAACGCTGGGATGCCGCGGTGGACGCGGTGGGCGGTTCGACGCTCGTGAACGTGCTGTCGCAGATTCGCTACGGCGGTGCCGTCGCCGCGTGCGGTCTCACGGAGTCGCCGTCGATGCCCGATGCCACGGTGATGCCGCACATCCTGCGCGGCGTCGCCTTGCTGGGCGTCGACTCGGTGATGGCGCCGGCTCCGCTGCGCCGGTCGGCGTGGGATCGTCTCGCCCGCGATCTGCCTGCGAGCGCCCTGGATTCGCTGTCGCGGGTCGAACCGCTCTCGGACGTCCCGCGACTCGCCGAGGAGATCCTGGCGGGCAAGGTGCGCGGCCGGGTGGTCGTCGACGTCACCGCCTGA
- a CDS encoding catalase, translated as MTDVSSQGPARRDDRRVLTNRQGHPVYDNQNQRTVGPRGPATLENYQFLEKISHFDRERIPERVVHARGFVAYGYFEATGKWGDEPITNYTRAKLFAEPRKRTDVAIRLSTVIGGRDSSETARDPRGFAVKFYTEDGNWDLVGNNLAVFFIRDAIKFPDVIHSLKPDPVTFRQEPARIFDFMSQTPEAMHMLVNLFSPRGIPANYRTQQGFGVNTYKWVNAEGVTHLVKYHWIPKIGVKSLTEDDAAAIQAHDLGHASKDMYEAIERGDHPEWELRVQMMSDDDHPELNFDPLDDTKVWPENEFPAMPVGRMVIDRNVENHFLENEQISFGTGVLVDGLDFSDDKMLVGRTFSYSDTQRYRVGPNYLQLPVNSAKNAHVATNQQGGPMAYGVDDVGDNPHVNYEPSITGGLREAEFPTHDDQGPEIRGRLTRKRIPRTNDYEQAGQRYQLMEQWEKDDLVKNLVGGIGQAVRDVQERMVWHFFMCDDELGQRVGDGLGISANDVRDLPPLQSQTLDEDELQRAANLGKNGPRDVTGLQMTHCVPNEREVHASS; from the coding sequence GTGACCGATGTTTCGTCGCAGGGCCCGGCCCGGAGAGACGACCGACGTGTGTTGACCAACCGCCAGGGCCATCCCGTATACGACAACCAGAATCAGCGGACGGTGGGCCCACGCGGACCCGCGACGCTGGAGAACTATCAGTTCCTCGAAAAGATCAGCCATTTCGATCGAGAACGCATTCCGGAAAGAGTGGTGCACGCGCGCGGTTTCGTCGCCTACGGATATTTCGAAGCCACCGGGAAATGGGGCGATGAACCCATCACGAACTACACGCGCGCGAAACTCTTCGCCGAGCCGAGGAAGCGGACCGACGTCGCCATCCGGCTCTCCACGGTCATCGGTGGACGCGACTCGTCGGAAACCGCTCGCGATCCGCGAGGTTTCGCGGTCAAGTTCTACACCGAGGACGGTAACTGGGATCTTGTCGGAAACAACCTCGCGGTCTTCTTCATTCGCGACGCGATCAAGTTCCCCGACGTCATCCATTCGCTGAAGCCCGACCCCGTCACTTTCCGGCAGGAACCCGCACGCATCTTCGACTTCATGTCGCAGACCCCCGAAGCAATGCACATGCTGGTGAATCTGTTCAGTCCCCGGGGCATTCCGGCCAACTACCGGACTCAGCAGGGCTTCGGGGTCAACACCTACAAGTGGGTCAACGCCGAGGGCGTGACACACCTCGTGAAATACCATTGGATTCCGAAGATCGGTGTCAAGAGCCTGACCGAGGACGACGCGGCGGCCATTCAGGCGCACGATCTCGGGCATGCCAGCAAGGACATGTACGAGGCCATCGAGCGCGGTGACCATCCCGAATGGGAACTGCGCGTACAGATGATGAGCGACGACGACCATCCGGAGTTGAACTTCGACCCCCTGGACGACACGAAGGTCTGGCCGGAGAACGAATTCCCCGCCATGCCGGTCGGCAGGATGGTGATCGACCGCAACGTCGAGAATCACTTCCTCGAGAACGAACAGATCTCCTTCGGCACCGGCGTCCTCGTCGACGGACTCGACTTCTCCGACGACAAGATGCTCGTGGGACGCACGTTCTCCTATTCCGACACGCAGCGTTACCGGGTGGGTCCCAACTACCTGCAACTTCCGGTCAACTCGGCGAAGAACGCCCACGTGGCCACCAATCAGCAGGGCGGACCGATGGCATACGGCGTCGACGATGTCGGCGACAACCCGCACGTGAACTACGAACCGTCCATCACCGGCGGTCTGCGCGAGGCCGAGTTCCCGACCCACGACGATCAGGGGCCGGAGATCCGGGGTCGTCTCACGCGCAAACGTATTCCGCGTACCAACGACTACGAGCAGGCCGGTCAGCGCTACCAGCTCATGGAGCAGTGGGAGAAGGACGACCTGGTGAAGAACCTCGTCGGCGGTATCGGACAGGCCGTCCGCGACGTGCAGGAGCGGATGGTGTGGCACTTCTTCATGTGCGACGACGAGCTCGGACAACGCGTCGGCGACGGACTCGGTATCAGTGCCAACGACGTACGGGATCTACCTCCGTTGCAGAGCCAGACCCTCGACGAGGACGAACTGCAACGCGCAGCGAATCTCGGCAAGAACGGTCCCCGTGATGTGACCGGATTGCAGATGACGCATTGCGTGCCCAACGAGCGCGAGGTCCACGCGTCCTCGTAG
- a CDS encoding glycosyltransferase 87 family protein, with protein sequence MRQSRQNPIGSTTPPFLTGQRGTAVAVIASLVSVGVLVAILVRSELIDFLVYRMGARVLLDGDDIYGQMPPVTDDFALPFTYPPLSAMLFAPLALIPVTFGKIVFTLVSVAALVVTLRVVLNRLRPDFEARTAWILTAVAVAGALLLEPVRETISFGQINLVLMALVALDVLVKTPKWPRGMLIGLAAAVKLTPIAFLLLFLLRRDRRTSATILASTFGFTALAFAVMPATSAKYWLDTLPDTGRIGAAYFATNQSFKAVISRFGPPELMGSVLWLLAVAVMLLVAVVAIRRALEQGDLVLALFANATAVLLASPVSWSHHWVWVAPALLAPALGAWCAPDAQRLTAIAAGLALVFLIGPHHLFPTGGDLELGWAAWQHLLGTLYVTAGFGFLLWLAFGRRTDPDSASPEQLPNAETAS encoded by the coding sequence GTGCGACAATCACGGCAGAATCCGATCGGCTCGACGACGCCTCCGTTCCTCACCGGACAGCGCGGTACCGCCGTCGCGGTGATCGCGTCGCTCGTCTCCGTGGGTGTGCTCGTCGCGATCCTCGTCCGGAGCGAACTCATCGACTTCCTGGTCTACCGGATGGGCGCCCGGGTCCTGCTCGACGGCGACGACATCTACGGGCAGATGCCTCCGGTGACCGACGACTTCGCGTTGCCGTTCACCTACCCGCCGCTGTCGGCGATGCTCTTCGCTCCCCTGGCGCTGATCCCCGTGACGTTCGGCAAGATCGTCTTCACCCTCGTGTCGGTCGCTGCGCTCGTCGTCACCCTGCGGGTCGTGCTGAACCGGCTCCGCCCGGACTTCGAGGCGCGGACGGCGTGGATCCTCACGGCCGTCGCGGTCGCCGGAGCGCTGCTGCTCGAACCCGTGCGCGAGACGATCTCGTTCGGGCAGATCAACCTCGTCCTGATGGCGCTCGTCGCCCTCGACGTCCTGGTGAAGACCCCGAAGTGGCCGCGCGGAATGCTGATCGGACTGGCCGCCGCCGTCAAGCTCACTCCCATCGCGTTCCTGCTGCTGTTCCTGCTGCGACGCGACCGGCGGACCAGCGCCACCATCCTCGCGTCGACCTTCGGTTTCACCGCCCTGGCGTTCGCCGTGATGCCCGCGACCTCCGCGAAGTACTGGCTGGACACCCTGCCCGACACCGGCCGGATCGGCGCGGCGTACTTCGCCACCAACCAGTCCTTCAAGGCCGTGATCTCCCGCTTCGGACCGCCCGAACTCATGGGTTCCGTGCTGTGGCTGCTCGCCGTCGCGGTGATGCTGCTGGTCGCGGTGGTGGCCATCCGCCGTGCCCTCGAGCAGGGCGATCTCGTGCTCGCCCTGTTCGCGAACGCGACGGCCGTGCTGCTGGCGTCGCCGGTGTCGTGGTCGCACCACTGGGTGTGGGTCGCGCCGGCACTGCTCGCCCCCGCGCTCGGGGCGTGGTGCGCACCCGATGCGCAGAGACTCACGGCGATCGCCGCCGGACTCGCGCTCGTCTTCCTGATCGGCCCGCACCACCTGTTCCCCACGGGTGGCGATCTCGAACTCGGCTGGGCCGCATGGCAGCACCTGCTCGGCACGCTCTACGTCACAGCAGGATTCGGATTCCTGCTCTGGCTCGCCTTCGGTCGGCGGACCGATCCGGACTCCGCCTCGCCGGAACAACTGCCGAACGCGGAGACCGCGAGTTGA
- a CDS encoding SOS response-associated peptidase codes for MCGRYASTSTRGDLLAAYDAVEAVGEELPPSYNIAPTQRVNVVLERAPREEPDAEPIRMVSSQIRWGLVPFWAKDPKIGSRMINARSETITQKPAFKAAAAKRRCVLPADGYYEWMKGEDGKKIPFFLHADGPISMAGLYELWPNPELPEDHPDRWLWTCTVLTRPATDAAGHIHERSPVILPDTFVDPWLDPGLNDRDDVDALLNSIPEPTLELYEVSTAVNSPRNNNPDLLRPVDS; via the coding sequence GTGTGTGGACGTTATGCCAGCACCAGTACCCGCGGGGATCTGCTCGCGGCCTACGACGCCGTCGAGGCCGTGGGTGAGGAACTGCCCCCGTCGTACAACATCGCCCCCACCCAGCGCGTGAACGTCGTCCTCGAGCGAGCGCCGCGCGAGGAACCGGACGCCGAGCCGATCCGCATGGTGTCCTCGCAGATCAGGTGGGGGCTCGTACCGTTCTGGGCGAAGGACCCGAAGATCGGGTCGCGGATGATCAACGCCCGCTCCGAGACCATCACCCAGAAGCCCGCCTTCAAGGCGGCCGCAGCGAAGCGGCGGTGCGTGCTGCCGGCCGACGGGTACTACGAGTGGATGAAGGGCGAGGACGGGAAGAAGATCCCGTTCTTCCTCCACGCGGACGGACCGATCTCCATGGCCGGGCTCTACGAGCTGTGGCCGAACCCGGAGCTGCCGGAGGACCATCCCGACCGCTGGTTGTGGACGTGCACCGTGCTCACCCGTCCCGCGACCGACGCCGCCGGGCACATCCACGAACGGTCGCCGGTGATCCTGCCCGACACCTTCGTCGATCCGTGGCTCGATCCCGGGCTGAACGACCGCGACGACGTCGACGCCCTGCTGAATTCGATTCCCGAACCCACCCTCGAACTGTACGAGGTGAGCACCGCGGTCAATTCACCTCGGAACAACAACCCCGACCTGCTGCGACCTGTCGATTCGTGA
- a CDS encoding ABC transporter ATP-binding protein: MAQDDRQLTVRTRGLSRGFDGRAVLNNIDLEIAPGEFVALLGRSGSGKSTLLRALAELDHGVPGSGTLEVPQKRAVVFQDSRLLPWARVLDNVILGLDGDAAERGRTALAEVGLAGREKAWPTELSGGEQQRVSLARSLVREPELLLADEPFGALDALTKIRMHGLLQELCAKHRPAVLLVTHDVDEAVALADRVLVLDHGSFAVELTIDLPHPRADHVVEIAEYRRTLLEALGVEVAV; this comes from the coding sequence ATGGCGCAGGACGATCGGCAGCTGACCGTACGCACCCGGGGCCTGAGCCGCGGTTTCGACGGACGGGCGGTACTGAACAACATCGACCTCGAGATCGCCCCCGGTGAGTTCGTGGCACTGCTCGGACGCAGCGGCTCCGGCAAGAGCACCCTGCTGCGCGCCCTGGCCGAACTCGACCACGGCGTGCCCGGCTCGGGCACCCTCGAGGTGCCGCAGAAGCGGGCGGTGGTCTTCCAGGACTCGCGACTGCTGCCCTGGGCTCGGGTGCTCGACAACGTGATCCTCGGTCTCGACGGCGACGCCGCCGAGCGCGGCCGCACCGCCCTGGCGGAGGTCGGGCTCGCCGGACGCGAGAAGGCCTGGCCCACCGAGCTGTCCGGTGGTGAACAGCAGCGGGTGTCGCTGGCTCGGTCGCTCGTGCGTGAACCCGAACTGCTGCTCGCCGACGAGCCGTTCGGTGCCCTCGACGCACTGACGAAGATCAGGATGCACGGACTGCTGCAGGAACTGTGCGCCAAGCACCGGCCCGCGGTCCTGCTCGTCACCCACGATGTCGACGAGGCCGTCGCTCTCGCCGACCGCGTGCTCGTGCTCGACCACGGCTCGTTCGCCGTCGAACTCACCATCGACCTGCCGCATCCGCGGGCCGATCATGTCGTCGAGATCGCGGAGTACCGCCGCACCCTGCTCGAGGCACTGGGAGTCGAAGTCGCCGTCTGA
- a CDS encoding ABC transporter permease — MSVSVEPRRFGSGLAGDADTDQKPDPGATADLSPRTTRSRLAPGKPIKFGLAIGPVLLLVVWIITSATGVLDPKTLSAPWTVVTTAWDLIGDGRLQSNLWTSVQRALIGGVIGVVLGLVLALAAGLSRIGEALIDGPVQIKRSIPTLALMPLAILWFGIGEEMKILLIALSVFVPVYINTYSALRGIDARYVELAETLDLSRAQFVRRIALPGALPGFFTGLRLAVTISWLALVVVEQVNASSGIGYLMYQARNYGMTEIIIVGLVVYAILGFGSDLLVRAAERKALAWRRTIGS, encoded by the coding sequence ATGAGCGTCTCCGTCGAACCCCGGCGTTTCGGCAGTGGTCTGGCCGGTGACGCCGACACCGACCAGAAGCCCGATCCCGGCGCGACGGCCGACCTGTCGCCGCGCACCACCCGCAGCCGCCTCGCCCCCGGCAAGCCGATCAAGTTCGGTCTGGCGATCGGTCCGGTGCTGCTGCTGGTGGTGTGGATCATCACCTCGGCCACCGGGGTGCTCGATCCGAAGACCCTCTCGGCGCCGTGGACGGTCGTCACCACCGCCTGGGATCTGATCGGCGACGGGCGACTGCAGTCGAACCTGTGGACCTCCGTCCAGCGCGCGCTGATCGGCGGGGTCATCGGTGTCGTCCTCGGTCTGGTGCTCGCACTGGCCGCCGGCCTCTCGCGCATCGGTGAGGCGCTGATCGACGGCCCGGTGCAGATCAAGCGTTCCATCCCCACCCTGGCGTTGATGCCGCTGGCCATCCTGTGGTTCGGCATCGGCGAGGAGATGAAGATCCTCCTCATCGCTCTGTCGGTGTTCGTCCCCGTCTACATCAACACCTACTCGGCGCTGCGCGGCATCGACGCCCGCTACGTCGAACTGGCCGAGACGCTGGATCTGTCCCGCGCCCAGTTCGTCCGGCGCATCGCCCTGCCGGGGGCGCTGCCCGGTTTCTTCACGGGTCTGCGCCTGGCGGTGACCATCTCGTGGCTGGCCCTGGTGGTCGTCGAGCAGGTCAACGCCTCGAGCGGCATCGGTTACCTGATGTACCAGGCCCGCAACTACGGCATGACCGAGATCATCATCGTCGGACTGGTGGTCTACGCGATCCTCGGATTCGGCAGCGACCTGCTGGTCCGTGCGGCAGAGAGGAAGGCGCTGGCATGGCGCAGGACGATCGGCAGCTGA
- a CDS encoding LLM class flavin-dependent oxidoreductase: MTNRQLNLNAFIYPTGHHEASWRHSGSVPERLYDVTYFQELARLAESAKLDAVFFADGPALRTEVKYRPDYGLEPITTLVAMATVTTHLGLIATASTTYYEPYNLARLFSSLDHISGGRAAWNIVTTATEAAAANFGYTEHPDVHERYARAREFVDAAIKLWDSWEDDALVIDKAAGVYADPDKIHRIDVEGEYVKVRGPFGSARSPQGRPVLVQAGSSNDGRDFASTYAEAIFTAHQRIEDAQAFYTDIKTRAAAFGRNPDHVKILPGLSPFIGATEAEAKDLHREFNELTIVEYGLGQLQKMGRIDVSRLELDEKVPVELFAGAGDITDNNNSRRLVFAKIVEREQPTLRQLLHKLAGARGHNVVAGTPVQIADIIEEWFTNGAADGFNIMPPQYPQGLEAFVSQVVPILQERGLFRTEYTGTTLRDHYGLPRPESQYARELAAAGV, encoded by the coding sequence ATGACGAACCGCCAGCTCAACCTCAACGCCTTCATCTACCCGACCGGCCACCACGAGGCCTCGTGGCGCCACTCCGGCAGCGTGCCCGAGCGTCTCTACGACGTCACCTACTTCCAGGAACTCGCCCGTCTCGCGGAGAGCGCGAAGCTCGACGCGGTCTTCTTCGCCGACGGCCCGGCCCTGCGCACCGAGGTGAAGTACCGTCCGGACTACGGCCTCGAACCGATCACCACGCTGGTCGCGATGGCCACGGTCACCACGCATCTCGGGCTGATCGCCACGGCGTCGACCACCTATTACGAGCCCTACAACCTCGCCCGGTTGTTCTCCTCGCTCGACCACATCTCCGGTGGCCGCGCCGCCTGGAACATCGTCACCACCGCGACCGAGGCAGCAGCAGCGAACTTCGGGTACACCGAACATCCCGACGTGCACGAGCGGTACGCCCGCGCACGCGAATTCGTCGACGCCGCGATCAAGCTCTGGGATTCGTGGGAGGACGACGCACTCGTCATCGACAAGGCCGCCGGCGTCTACGCAGATCCGGACAAGATCCACCGCATCGACGTCGAGGGCGAATACGTCAAGGTGCGCGGCCCGTTCGGTTCGGCCCGCTCGCCGCAGGGACGCCCGGTGCTCGTGCAGGCCGGATCCTCGAACGACGGCCGCGATTTCGCATCGACCTACGCCGAGGCGATCTTCACCGCGCACCAGCGCATCGAGGACGCCCAGGCCTTCTACACCGACATCAAGACCCGCGCAGCGGCATTCGGACGCAACCCCGATCACGTGAAGATCCTGCCGGGCCTGAGCCCGTTCATCGGTGCGACCGAGGCCGAGGCGAAGGACCTGCATCGCGAGTTCAACGAGCTCACCATCGTCGAATACGGCCTCGGGCAGCTCCAGAAGATGGGCCGCATCGACGTGTCCCGACTCGAGCTGGACGAGAAGGTGCCCGTCGAGTTGTTCGCCGGCGCAGGCGACATCACCGACAACAACAACAGCCGCCGCCTGGTCTTCGCGAAGATCGTCGAGCGCGAACAGCCGACCCTGCGTCAGCTGCTGCACAAGCTCGCCGGCGCACGCGGCCACAACGTCGTCGCAGGCACGCCGGTGCAGATCGCCGACATCATCGAGGAGTGGTTCACCAACGGTGCCGCCGACGGCTTCAACATCATGCCGCCGCAGTACCCGCAGGGCCTCGAGGCGTTCGTCTCCCAGGTGGTGCCGATCCTGCAGGAGCGCGGCCTCTTCCGGACCGAGTACACCGGCACCACGCTGCGCGACCACTACGGCCTGCCGCGTCCGGAGAGCCAGTACGCGCGCGAGCTCGCTGCCGCCGGCGTCTGA